Below is a genomic region from Sediminitomix flava.
CCGTGATACAAATCAATTTAAGCTGTTTTTAATCTAATTAACTTTATATTTGTTGCTATTACATATAAATGAGATGGTAGTTTATTGTTAAATTAGCATCAATAGAAACAATTTTTAGCTTAAACAATTAGAAAACGGATTAGAAATGAAACGAGTACTACTTAGTGCATTTTTAGCTATTGTAAGCTTAAATGCCTTTGCTCATGAGGGGATGTGGTTACCTCAACTGATAAACCAATTGAATGAAGCCGATATGCAAAAAAATGGTTTCAAATTAACTGCAGAAGATATTTATTCGATCAACAAATCTAGTATGAAAGATGCTGTGGTTTGGTTTGGGAGAGGTTGTACTGGAGAAGTAGTTTCTGATCAAGGTCTACTTTTGACAAATCACCACTGTGGTTATGGTCAGATTCAATCGCATTCAACTACTGAAGATAACTATTTGCTGGATGGTTTTTGGGCTAATAATCAGTCAGAAGAATTAGCGAATGAAGGTCTTACAGCTAGCTTTATTGTTAGAATTGATGATGTGACCAAAAAGGTATTGAAAGGAACAAATGATGGCCTTTCTGAAGAAAAGAGACAAGAAATTATCAAGAAAAATATTGATAAGATTGTTAAAAAGGCAAGTAAAGGAAATTCTTACGAAATCTTCATCAAACCATTTTTCTATGGTAATGAATACTATATGTTCGTAATGAATACTTTTAAAGACATTCGTCTTGTAGGTGCACCGCCATCATCTATTGGTAAATTTGGTAGTGATACAGACAACTGGGTTTGGCCTAGACATACAGGTGACTTTTCAGTTTTCAGAATTTATGCAAATGAAAATAATGAACCTGCTGAATACTCAGAAAATAATAAGCCATACAAGCCAGCTCATCATTTTCCTATTTCATTGAAAGGGGTTAAAGAAGGTGATTTTACAATGGTTTATGGATTCCCTGGACGTACAAAGCAATATATCCCATCATATGGTGTTTCTTATGTCGTTGACAAAGCGAATCCTGTGAAAATTCAGATGCGAGATAGAGCGTTAGCTGTTATGAAGGAAGCAATGGACGCTGATGAAAAAGTCTTTATTCAATACGCATCAAAATATGCTCGTGTAGCCAACTATTGGAAAAAGTGGATTGGTGAGAGTATGGGACTTGAAAGGTTAGGAGCAATTGATAGAAAGAAGGAGTTAGAGTCTGAATTTGAAGCCTTAGTTAAAGATAGGGATGAATACAAAGATGTTTTACCAAGTCTTGAAAAGTTATACAAGGATGTAGAAGAGTATAATTTTGCTTATGAATTATTCATTGAGATTTTCTATTATTCACCAGAGGCTTTAAGATATGCATATAGATTTAGTAATGCGGTGAATGGAAAAAGTGAGATGAAAGAAGATGAATGGTCGAAAGAGCAGGATTATCTTGAAACGCAAACAGAGAGATTCTTTGGAAACTATAATGCTAAAGTTGATCAGAAACTGTTTGTCGTTATGATGTCAATGTATGCAGAAAATATATCTGAAGATTTGAAGGCTCCAGCCTTAAAAGAACTAGAAAAAACATATAATGGCGATTTTGAAAAAATGGCTGAAGAAATCTATTCAAAATCTGCATTTGTATCTGCTGAGAGAATTAAACCTTATGTAAACGGAGAGAAGGAGATTTCAGAATTGAAAAATGATCCTTTCTATCAATTGGCAACAGGTCTCGAAAGCTTCTATCAATTAGCCATCAAACCTGAAAGAAATAGGCTTAATGCAGAAATTGAGAAGCAAATGGCTACTTATGTGAAAGGTCAAATGGAGTTGATGCCAAAGAAATATTGGCCAGACGCAAACTCTACTTTAAGAGTTACATATGGTAAAGTTGAAGGTTCTGAACCAAGAGACGGTATGGCATATCTACCAACTACAACTTTAGAAGGAGTAGTTGAGAAACGAGTAAAAACTGATGATAAAAAGCATGAGTTCTATGTGCCTCAAAGACTTGTCGATTTGTATAATGAAAAAGATTATGGTCGTTATGCTGAGGATGGAAAAATGATAGTTTGCTTCACTGGTTCAAATCATACGACAGGTGGTAACTCTGGTAGCCCAGTAATTAATGGTGAAGGGCAGTTAATAGGAATTAACTTTGACCGTTCATGGGAGAGCACAATGTCGGATATTATGTTTGACCCAGAACGTTGTAGAAATATTACAGTTGATATTCGTTACGTATTATTCGTAATCGATAAATATGCTGGAGCTAAATGGTTAGTAGATGAGATGACTATTGTCGAATAAGTTTACAATTAAAAAAGCCTCGAATCTTCAACTGATTCGAGGCTTTTTTTATGATAATTCTATTTGCCAAATACTTTTTCAAGAAGATCTGTCGCTCTTGCTTTAGGATCATTTCTGATTTCTTTTTCCTCTTTTGCAATTTGAACAAAAAGTCCATCTATTGCTTTTTGAGTTACATAATCTGTTAGGTTTGGATTTACCTTTTTTACAAACGGGATTTTATTGTACTGATTAAAAACATCATCCCAATATTTTGTAGCATTTACTTTCTCCAATGAGTTCTCAACTATAGGTTTGAATTTTTTGACTAATTCATCATTGGTAGATTTTTTAAGGTATTGTGTTGCAGAATTATCAGTTCCTTTTAAAATATCAACCGCATCATTGATTGTCATCTGCTTTATGGCGTTTACAAAGAGTGTTTTAGCTTCAGGAGCAGCTTGTTCTGCAGCTCTATTTAGTGATTCTACAGCATCTTCAACAAGTTTTTCTTGACCAACTAATTTCAGTTTTTGCTCAACCATTCCTACTTCTTCTGGAAGTGGAATTTTGATTTCAGGATTCAAAAAATATCCATTTGTTTTAGCTACTTCATCGACACCTTTCTTTATACCAATCGTAAGCGCTTCTTTTAAGCCATCGGACACTTCTTTCTCACTTAAACCTAAAAATGAGGAAGAATTTGAAGTACTAGCCTCTTGGGTATTTTGCTTTTTCTTGAAGAAATCCCAAAACTGTGCGTAGGACACACTTTGAATTAGGAATAGGTTTAAGAGTAATAGTAGGGTTACTTTCATCAGATTATAATTTAGTCTTATATTTTTTGACCTTCAATATGGCGTTGCTTTCCTTGCATATCTTCAATTATAAAGATATTCTTGAAACCAAAGTCAGCTAACAATGCTTCCATATCTTTTCCATACTGTTCATTGATTTCAAAATAAAGCCAACCTCCAGTTTTTAGTTTTGCAGCTGCAAGTTCAGTAATTCTTTTATAAAAAATTAATGGATTTTGATCAGGAACAAACAAGGCTAATTCAGGTTCGAAATCTAATACATTATTAGCCATCAATTTTTTTTCATCATTGGTGACATACGGAGGGTTACTTACAATGATATCAAGTTCAGAAAAGTCATCAAGACCATAATTTAGAATATCTTGATTAAGAAAGTTAATCTTAGCACTAAGCTTATCTGCATTTTCAGAAGCTATTTTTAGCGCACCTTTTGAAATGTCAATACTCGATACCTCTGCTTGAGGAAGCTCCAGTTTCAAGGTAATTGGTATACACCCAGAACCTGTTCCGATATCTAAAATATTGATTGATTCTTGTCTATTATGCCTTTGGATGATTTTGTAAACAAGTTCTTCCGTCTCGGGTCTAGGAATTAGGACATTAGCATCTACTTTAAACATATGACCATAAAAATGAGACTCTCCAAATATATATTGGACAGGCTCATTTTTATTTAATCTTTCTATAATCTTCTTTTCTTTCTCTGGATTATTCTCAAATTGTTTTTCCAGTAGAATAGCATTTCGGTCTAATTGATAAAGGTGATCTAGAATCATAAATGCGATCTGCTTCTTCTCATTTTCATCTTCAATGTGCAGTTCTGATTCTAGATATTTAAGGTGCAATTTTGCATTTTTCATTTAATACTCACTTGTTTCAGTGTGTTGGCTATAATAGCTCATTTTCAATTCTTTCAATCTTTTGTCATTTTCAGTAACCCAAGTCCTTTTGTTGTAATCTCCATTAGGATATACTTCTTCATAGGTTACATATTCTGAATTATATTTTTCGAACTCATCATAAAAATATAATTCAATCATTGCAAAGTTTCGTGTGATATTTTCGAGCAATGAAAGATAGTAAGGGTCTTCTTTCGAAATTACATTTCGTTGTTTTTGGAGTCTGATATTTTTCTTACTCTCTACTTCTTCAACCCACTCAATATTGTCTTGAATTAATTTATTTCTTAATTGCTCATAGTATGTATATTCTTCTTCAGACAATTCAAATAAATCTTTGCCAAAATACTTTTGCCACAAGTCATCATCTTCCGGAGTCGTCTTTAACCTAGCCCATAGGGTTGGTTTTGAGAAAGGGTCATCCAAAGTTTCATCTTCAGGTTGTTCGTAATCTTGGGAAAAGAGTAAAGTACAGTTAAAAAATGAAGTGAGAATGAGAAAATAAAGGATTTTGATATTCATCATCGTACTTAAATTCAAATGTTGTAATAATATAACGATGGAAAAGAATATTATTTTAAACGAAAATATAGAATTTCTTTCTCATTAATAGAAAAACAATATTTTTCATATTCTTTAATTGAAAAAACTCATACGGAATAAGTTCAAAAAGTACAAAAATCCCTATCGTAGTAAACGATAGGGATTTTTTGAATATTATCCCCAAACGGAAGGATTTTCCCTCCATTCTTTTAATGTTTCTAGTTTTGAAGCATCAATGTAGTCTTTTTCTAAAGCTACCTCCAATAGAGTTGGGTAGTTTGAGAGAGTACGGTATTCGATAGCTGCTTCTTTGAAGTTGTTATCCGCAATTGGGAATCCGTAAGTGAAGATAGAAACTAGCCCTAGTACTTCAACTCCGGCAGCTTGTAGGTCTTTTGCTGCTTTGATTGAACTACCACCAGTTGAGATCAAATCTTCAATAACAACAGCTTTTGCGCCTTCTCTCACTTCACCTTCAATCATGTTAGTCATACCATGTCCTTTTGGTTTTGATCTCACATAACAGAATGGTAATCCTAGTTCTTCAGCAACAAGAGCACCTTGAGGAATACCGGCAGTAGCTACACCAGCTATTACTTCTACCTCAGGAAATTCTTCTTTAATTAGTTTAGCTAAGGCCTCTTTCACATATGTTCTTACATCTGGGTAAGAAAGAGAAAGACGGTTGTCACAGTAAATAGGAGATTTCCAACCTGATGCCCACGTAAACGGAGTTTCGGGACGAATTTTTATTGCTTTTATCTCCAAAAGCATTTCTGCTATTTTCTTCGCTGTATTTTCCATGCCGCAAAAGTACATTTATTTTTTTTCTAAAAAAATCACATCTTAGGATGATCTAATCACTATTTTTGACTCTTTTCAAGAATAACAATTTTTCTAGGATTAGAAATACAAAACTGAAGAATAGCTAGAGCATGAATGCGAAAATTGGGCAAATATTGAAGTATTATTGGGGGTTTGATAGCTTTAGACCTTTACAGGAAGATATAATTACCTCAGTATTAGAGAAACAGGATACTTTGGCACTTTTACCGACAGGTGGAGGAAAGTCGATTTGTTTTCAAGTTCCTGCTTTAGCAATAGAGGGTGTGTGTGTGGTTGTTACGCCACTTATAGCCCTTATGAAAGATCAAGTGCAGAATTTGAAAGCAAAAAAAATTCCTGCCGAAGCTCTCTACTCGGGAATGCCTAAAAGACAAATTGATCTGATTCTTGATAATTGTATTTATGGAAAAGTGAAATTCTTGTACGTTTCACCTGAAAGATTAAAAACGAAGTTGTTTTTAGAGAGGGCGGCACAGATGAATATTAGTCTTATTGCTGTAGATGAAGCTCATTGTATTTCACAATGGGGATACGATTTCAGACCTCCCTATTTACAAATAGCCGATTTTAGAAAGACAATTCCAGATGTCCCAATTTTGGCTCTTACAGCAAGTGCTGGAAAGCTAGTTCAGAGTGATATCAAGGAAAAGTTGCTATTCGGAGCGAAGTCAAAAACTTTTTCGAATAGTTTTCAACGTAAGAATCTTTCATTTTCAGTACGAGAAGCTGAAGATAAAGCTGTTAAACTAAAAGAAATTTTAAGTAGGGTAGAAGGCTGTGCAATTGTGTATTTAAGAAATAGGCAAGGGACAGAGGATGTAGCTAATTACTTGAATCATTATGGGGTTTCATCAGATTTTTATCATGCTGGGTTAAATAACCAAGAACGCAGTTTGAAGCAAGATAAATGGATGAATAATCAGACAAGAGTAATGGTTGCAACCAACGCTTTCGGAATGGGAATAGATAAACCAGATGTTCGAATTATAATCCATTTAGATCCCTCAGACAGTATTGAAGCATATTATCAAGAAGCAGGAAGGGCAGGGCGTGATGGTGAAAAATCCTATGCTGTATTGCTTAATCAGACGAAGGATTTTGATAGAATTAAACAAAGAATTGATAAGCGGTACCCCGAACCAAAAGTTTTAAGACGAGTCTATCAGATACTTGGGAATTACTTCAGACTTGCTGCAGGTGGAGGTGAAATGGCAACTTTTGATTTCGTTCTTGAAGATTTTCTCAAAAAATATGACTTACCCCATGCGGAGACTTTTTATGCTTTGAAGTGTCTAGAAGAGCAAGGTTTCATTCTTATCAGTGAGCCAATCTATCAGAATTCAAATTTTATGTTTGCGGTATCACAAGAGAATGTATATAAATTTCAAGTGGCAAATTATGCCTTCGATCCATTATTGAAGAGTTTGGTGAGATTTTATGGCGGTGAAGCATTTACACATTATGTCAATATTTCAGAGCAGACACTAGCAAATAGTATTCATGTGAGTGTTTCTCAACTCAGAGAGTATTTAGCAGAGTTACATTCTCAAGGTATTTTGGTTTTCCAAACACAGAAAGATAAAGCACAGCTCACTTATCTGACTGAAAGATATGTAGCAGATAATCTGCCGATAGATGTCAAAATTTTAAAGGAAAGAAAGGCTAGAGAGCTTGAGAAAATCCAAGCAATGATGAATTATACACAAAATACTAGAAGATGCAGAAGCGTATTGATCTCTGAGTATTTTGATGAAACAACGGCAAAACCATGTGGCGTATGCGATAATTGTATCAAATATCTTAAAAAAGCATCTCAACCTTTAGATTTGAAAAAGGACATTCAATCTCTATTGGAAAAAGTAAAGGAAGCAGATATTCAAGAAATTGAATCTAAACTTAGACCAACAAATAAAAATTACTTGATAGATTTAGTACGAGAAATGGTAGAAGAAGGGGAATTGCATTTAGATGAATTTGGGCAGATTAGCTTGGCTAACTTATAGATCACTCACGTCTATTGCGATAACGGTAGCACCTATTACCTCATCAACATTTCTGATTGGAGTGAAAAGTACTTTTCTTCTAAAGACCTTATTTGCGTATTCAATACTGTAGAACTCTGAAAATTCTTCTCCTTTAAATGCTCTTGAAAGGCTTTCTCTTAAGTCCTTTCTATTGTTTTTAGTCGTGATTTCAAAAATAGAAGTTTTATACAAAGCCTTTTTTTCTAAATACTGCTCTACGCTCTCGGCAAAATGATAGTTGCAAGAAATTAATTGAAAGTTGGTATTCACTGAAAAAATCTGAGTATCACAGGCATTCATGATTGAGTTAAGAATAGCTTTATTCTTTGCATTTTCTTTTCTGATGAAGCGCTCTTGATTTTCTTGAGCCTGTAATTGTTCTTGATAAATGTGGAGTTCTTCTCTACTTTCTTTGAGCGATTTATCTAATAATTCTTCATTTTCTTGAGCATTGATAAGTTGTTCTTCTTTGGCGATGTCTTCGGTAATATCTCTTGCAGTGACTAATATGACATTGTCAAATTGTTTGATTTTTTTAGATGGTATACAATTAACATTGTGCCAATGATATTCCCCCGATTTAGTTTTTAATCGAATTTGAATGTCTTTAATGGTTTTAAAATCTTTTCTGATTTGATCGAGAAGATTTTCGATTATCATTAGATCTTCTGTGTGAACATAATCGCTCACATTTTTGCTGGTTAGGTCTTTGGATGAAAAACCTGAAAGTCTGAGCCATAAAGAGGGTGCATAAATAAACTTGCCTGTGAAATCAATCACAAAAAGACTCTCTTGGGTATATTTAAATACCAATCTAAAGATTTCTCTGAAGAAGGCATTTTCTTCAATTTGTCTATTTATTTTTTTCGACTTTTCAATCAAGTTTTCTAACTCGTCTATTTCATTAGAAGAGAGATTGTGGTATGACTCTAAATATTTCTTTATTTTATCTAAAAACATTCTTTATGAGGCTTTACAATGAGGGGTGTAGTCTTTAAATATTAGAATTATTAGTTTTGTAGGAAAGTTTCAGACTAAAAAGAATTTAAACTTGAATAAACGTTGGCAAAAAGAAGTCAGAGCACTTCACTTGAAAAAGAATCGTAAAGCTTCACAGAGATTCCTTGTGGAAGGGAGAAAGAATGTGGAAGAGTTACTAAGGTCAGATTATAAAATCGAAGCACTTTTTTATACCCAAGAATTTGAGGAAAGACATCAAGACTTACTCAATTCGTCTAGTGCTGAATTGAAACAACTTTCTAATATTTCTGATCTAGAAAAAGCGGGTACTTTCAAGTCTAATGATGCAGCTATAGCCATCGTTCGAATGAAAGAGGCTGTGAAACCTAATGCTGAAAATGAATTAGTTATCTGTCTTGATGATGTTAGAGACCCTGGAAATCTAGGTACAATTATCAGAATAGCAGATTGGTATGGGATTAAAAATGTATTTTGTTCGGATAATTCTGCGGACTTTTATAATCCTAAAGTGATCTCTTCAACTATGGGGTCTTTTTGTCGTATCAATCCTTACTACGGTGATCTAACTTCATTTTTAGAAGCGCAAAATTCCAATACCCCAATTGTAGGTGCTTTTATGGATGGGGATAATATATATCAGTCCAAACTCGCAGAAAAAGGAATCTTAGTGATGGGAAATGAGTCCAATGGAATTTCAGAACAGATTGAGGGACTTATCAATAAAAAAATCACTATCCCAAGATTTGGAGAGGCTGAATCTTTAAATGTAGCCATCGCTACAGCAGTTATTTTGGATAATTATAAAAGACAATAAATAATGAAACGCATTCCTGTAACTATACTAACTGGATTTCTAGG
It encodes:
- a CDS encoding S46 family peptidase yields the protein MKRVLLSAFLAIVSLNAFAHEGMWLPQLINQLNEADMQKNGFKLTAEDIYSINKSSMKDAVVWFGRGCTGEVVSDQGLLLTNHHCGYGQIQSHSTTEDNYLLDGFWANNQSEELANEGLTASFIVRIDDVTKKVLKGTNDGLSEEKRQEIIKKNIDKIVKKASKGNSYEIFIKPFFYGNEYYMFVMNTFKDIRLVGAPPSSIGKFGSDTDNWVWPRHTGDFSVFRIYANENNEPAEYSENNKPYKPAHHFPISLKGVKEGDFTMVYGFPGRTKQYIPSYGVSYVVDKANPVKIQMRDRALAVMKEAMDADEKVFIQYASKYARVANYWKKWIGESMGLERLGAIDRKKELESEFEALVKDRDEYKDVLPSLEKLYKDVEEYNFAYELFIEIFYYSPEALRYAYRFSNAVNGKSEMKEDEWSKEQDYLETQTERFFGNYNAKVDQKLFVVMMSMYAENISEDLKAPALKELEKTYNGDFEKMAEEIYSKSAFVSAERIKPYVNGEKEISELKNDPFYQLATGLESFYQLAIKPERNRLNAEIEKQMATYVKGQMELMPKKYWPDANSTLRVTYGKVEGSEPRDGMAYLPTTTLEGVVEKRVKTDDKKHEFYVPQRLVDLYNEKDYGRYAEDGKMIVCFTGSNHTTGGNSGSPVINGEGQLIGINFDRSWESTMSDIMFDPERCRNITVDIRYVLFVIDKYAGAKWLVDEMTIVE
- a CDS encoding DUF4197 domain-containing protein, whose product is MKVTLLLLLNLFLIQSVSYAQFWDFFKKKQNTQEASTSNSSSFLGLSEKEVSDGLKEALTIGIKKGVDEVAKTNGYFLNPEIKIPLPEEVGMVEQKLKLVGQEKLVEDAVESLNRAAEQAAPEAKTLFVNAIKQMTINDAVDILKGTDNSATQYLKKSTNDELVKKFKPIVENSLEKVNATKYWDDVFNQYNKIPFVKKVNPNLTDYVTQKAIDGLFVQIAKEEKEIRNDPKARATDLLEKVFGK
- the prmC gene encoding peptide chain release factor N(5)-glutamine methyltransferase codes for the protein MKNAKLHLKYLESELHIEDENEKKQIAFMILDHLYQLDRNAILLEKQFENNPEKEKKIIERLNKNEPVQYIFGESHFYGHMFKVDANVLIPRPETEELVYKIIQRHNRQESINILDIGTGSGCIPITLKLELPQAEVSSIDISKGALKIASENADKLSAKINFLNQDILNYGLDDFSELDIIVSNPPYVTNDEKKLMANNVLDFEPELALFVPDQNPLIFYKRITELAAAKLKTGGWLYFEINEQYGKDMEALLADFGFKNIFIIEDMQGKQRHIEGQKI
- the pyrE gene encoding orotate phosphoribosyltransferase, producing MENTAKKIAEMLLEIKAIKIRPETPFTWASGWKSPIYCDNRLSLSYPDVRTYVKEALAKLIKEEFPEVEVIAGVATAGIPQGALVAEELGLPFCYVRSKPKGHGMTNMIEGEVREGAKAVVIEDLISTGGSSIKAAKDLQAAGVEVLGLVSIFTYGFPIADNNFKEAAIEYRTLSNYPTLLEVALEKDYIDASKLETLKEWRENPSVWG
- a CDS encoding RecQ family ATP-dependent DNA helicase; translated protein: MNAKIGQILKYYWGFDSFRPLQEDIITSVLEKQDTLALLPTGGGKSICFQVPALAIEGVCVVVTPLIALMKDQVQNLKAKKIPAEALYSGMPKRQIDLILDNCIYGKVKFLYVSPERLKTKLFLERAAQMNISLIAVDEAHCISQWGYDFRPPYLQIADFRKTIPDVPILALTASAGKLVQSDIKEKLLFGAKSKTFSNSFQRKNLSFSVREAEDKAVKLKEILSRVEGCAIVYLRNRQGTEDVANYLNHYGVSSDFYHAGLNNQERSLKQDKWMNNQTRVMVATNAFGMGIDKPDVRIIIHLDPSDSIEAYYQEAGRAGRDGEKSYAVLLNQTKDFDRIKQRIDKRYPEPKVLRRVYQILGNYFRLAAGGGEMATFDFVLEDFLKKYDLPHAETFYALKCLEEQGFILISEPIYQNSNFMFAVSQENVYKFQVANYAFDPLLKSLVRFYGGEAFTHYVNISEQTLANSIHVSVSQLREYLAELHSQGILVFQTQKDKAQLTYLTERYVADNLPIDVKILKERKARELEKIQAMMNYTQNTRRCRSVLISEYFDETTAKPCGVCDNCIKYLKKASQPLDLKKDIQSLLEKVKEADIQEIESKLRPTNKNYLIDLVREMVEEGELHLDEFGQISLANL
- a CDS encoding PAS domain S-box protein, which produces MFLDKIKKYLESYHNLSSNEIDELENLIEKSKKINRQIEENAFFREIFRLVFKYTQESLFVIDFTGKFIYAPSLWLRLSGFSSKDLTSKNVSDYVHTEDLMIIENLLDQIRKDFKTIKDIQIRLKTKSGEYHWHNVNCIPSKKIKQFDNVILVTARDITEDIAKEEQLINAQENEELLDKSLKESREELHIYQEQLQAQENQERFIRKENAKNKAILNSIMNACDTQIFSVNTNFQLISCNYHFAESVEQYLEKKALYKTSIFEITTKNNRKDLRESLSRAFKGEEFSEFYSIEYANKVFRRKVLFTPIRNVDEVIGATVIAIDVSDL
- a CDS encoding TrmH family RNA methyltransferase, with the translated sequence MNKRWQKEVRALHLKKNRKASQRFLVEGRKNVEELLRSDYKIEALFYTQEFEERHQDLLNSSSAELKQLSNISDLEKAGTFKSNDAAIAIVRMKEAVKPNAENELVICLDDVRDPGNLGTIIRIADWYGIKNVFCSDNSADFYNPKVISSTMGSFCRINPYYGDLTSFLEAQNSNTPIVGAFMDGDNIYQSKLAEKGILVMGNESNGISEQIEGLINKKITIPRFGEAESLNVAIATAVILDNYKRQ